In Hyphomicrobiaceae bacterium, the following are encoded in one genomic region:
- the addA gene encoding double-strand break repair helicase AddA: MSKPLDHMNIEDVRRRTDMAQAEAADPSASVWVSANAGTGKTHVLTNRVLRLLLAGTEPARILCLTYTKAAAAEMSKRVFDKLAQWVTAEQSDLEAALAALTGQDPTPADLARARTLFTVAIETPGGLKVQTIHAFAERLLQRFPLEANVPPGFRILDDAQRRDIVGRAIDATIAEATARPNNPLGDALNIVIGYAADASFDELLTSMLDEHRWLTEASRIEEGRNADIFSGAERLLRRHFSVRQGADRSAIEEERALVINDEQILALRDHLASGSKSDIDLAASLAQAMSTHLLKDRGKALCAYLLTKSDSPRDRLMTKGLADSRPDLLRIAEDAQSRIAELTAELKAITVVEATLALYRLADRILQYYRESKAAAGALDFDDLIGRTISLLSNSSSADWVLYKLDGGLDHILVDEAQDTSPEQWSIIEALAREFFSGSGAREGVVRTLFAVGDEKQSIYSFQGAEPERFKKMGELFAQFARQATMTWRDVPLNLSFRTVQTVLDAVDRVFSDGSRTPGLTASPGQVIRHIASRHGAAGLVEVWETEAHGGDADANPWEPLSETSERAPANRLAERIAATIERWLKNGAILPSTGKPITAGDILILVRKRNPFAVPMVAALKTRLIPVAGSDRVQLTEQVAVKDLIALGDFLTLPEDDLALATVLKGPLFNLTDDDLLAVAPGRKGALWKAFLAHADTTPRYRPAAETLKRWRSKADFIPPFEFYSALLDRDGGRALMLNRLGPESADSIDEFLELALGFDDGAPPSLTGFLASLREGGHEVKRDMEHGRNEVRVMTVHGAKGLEAPIVFLPDTCTTSSGDSPGMKLLTLENAQRPEGLSAPVAWAVKGTSSLEGLRQANAAQKARDMQERNRLLYVAMTRARDRLYVAGFEGRRQRPADCWYDLIKDALEPILTPCEDNGFNVRRFEAVQSAEVEKTKESPLAHYPPMALPSFAVKRAPVEPQLAVPLAPSRLEPYAPDSEGEPVYRAERAPGDNFDRPSPLLLAEGGRFLRGTLTHALLEHLPHIPPEKRESAAKAFIERRGAGLSPNVRASIVKEASAILADAAFAPIFSPDSRAEVSIAATLPRPTGAGPALKLSGQIDRLVVLEREVLIIDYKTNRPPPRLVEAVAPAYLYQLAAYVLALSEIYPGKKVRAALLWTDGPNLMEVPGPVIQTYIRQLWDLDPASLDAS; the protein is encoded by the coding sequence GTGAGCAAACCTCTCGACCACATGAACATCGAAGACGTCCGCCGCAGAACTGACATGGCGCAAGCAGAGGCCGCCGATCCTTCGGCGTCGGTCTGGGTCAGCGCCAACGCGGGTACGGGTAAGACTCACGTTCTTACCAATCGCGTGTTGCGACTCCTGCTCGCAGGGACGGAGCCGGCTCGCATTTTGTGTCTTACCTACACGAAGGCCGCTGCCGCTGAAATGTCGAAGCGCGTGTTCGACAAACTCGCACAATGGGTGACAGCCGAACAAAGCGACCTTGAAGCCGCGCTCGCCGCACTAACCGGACAGGACCCGACGCCCGCCGACCTCGCCCGCGCACGCACGCTGTTTACGGTTGCCATCGAGACGCCCGGCGGTTTGAAGGTGCAGACCATTCATGCCTTCGCGGAGCGCCTGCTACAGCGCTTTCCACTGGAGGCGAACGTTCCGCCCGGCTTTCGCATTCTCGATGACGCACAACGGCGCGACATCGTTGGCCGCGCCATAGATGCAACTATCGCAGAGGCCACGGCGCGGCCGAACAATCCGCTCGGCGATGCCCTTAACATTGTCATCGGCTACGCGGCCGACGCGAGCTTCGATGAGCTGCTCACCAGTATGCTTGATGAACATCGCTGGTTGACCGAGGCAAGCCGCATCGAGGAAGGACGCAACGCGGATATATTTTCCGGAGCTGAGCGCCTCTTGCGACGGCACTTCTCCGTCCGCCAGGGCGCGGACCGTTCAGCCATCGAGGAGGAGCGCGCGCTCGTTATAAACGACGAACAGATTCTCGCGCTACGTGATCATCTGGCGAGCGGCTCCAAGAGCGACATTGATTTGGCCGCTTCGCTCGCCCAAGCGATGTCGACGCATCTGCTTAAGGACCGCGGCAAGGCGCTGTGCGCCTACCTCCTGACAAAATCAGATTCTCCCAGAGACAGACTAATGACGAAAGGTCTGGCGGACAGCCGGCCCGATCTGTTGAGGATTGCCGAGGATGCTCAATCGCGGATTGCCGAGCTTACGGCTGAGTTGAAGGCCATAACCGTCGTGGAGGCAACACTCGCTCTCTATCGGCTGGCGGATCGCATTCTGCAGTACTACCGCGAGTCGAAAGCTGCTGCCGGTGCTCTGGACTTCGACGACTTGATTGGCCGTACCATCAGTCTTCTATCCAATTCATCGTCGGCCGACTGGGTCTTGTACAAACTCGATGGCGGCCTCGATCATATCCTCGTCGACGAGGCTCAAGACACCAGTCCCGAACAGTGGTCTATCATCGAAGCACTGGCTCGCGAGTTCTTCTCAGGTAGCGGCGCGCGTGAGGGCGTCGTGCGCACGTTGTTTGCCGTCGGTGACGAGAAGCAATCGATCTACTCGTTCCAGGGCGCGGAGCCTGAACGCTTCAAGAAGATGGGCGAATTGTTCGCTCAGTTTGCCCGCCAAGCCACCATGACTTGGCGGGACGTGCCGCTGAATCTTTCCTTCCGCACTGTGCAGACCGTGCTCGATGCCGTGGACCGTGTTTTTTCCGACGGCAGCCGCACGCCCGGCCTCACCGCTTCTCCAGGACAAGTCATTCGCCATATTGCAAGCCGTCACGGAGCTGCAGGCCTGGTTGAAGTCTGGGAAACCGAAGCCCATGGCGGCGACGCCGACGCCAATCCATGGGAACCGCTGTCTGAGACAAGTGAGCGGGCTCCGGCAAACCGTTTGGCTGAACGAATAGCCGCAACCATCGAGAGATGGTTGAAGAACGGCGCGATCCTGCCCTCCACCGGCAAGCCGATCACAGCCGGCGACATCCTGATCTTGGTACGCAAGCGCAATCCGTTCGCGGTTCCTATGGTCGCTGCCCTCAAGACCCGGCTCATTCCGGTCGCGGGTTCCGATCGGGTCCAACTGACCGAGCAAGTTGCCGTCAAGGATCTGATCGCGCTCGGCGACTTCCTCACGTTACCGGAAGATGATCTGGCGCTTGCAACGGTGCTGAAGGGCCCGCTCTTCAACCTCACCGACGATGATCTTCTCGCCGTCGCACCGGGACGCAAAGGAGCGTTGTGGAAGGCGTTTCTCGCGCACGCGGACACCACACCGCGTTATCGCCCGGCGGCCGAAACCTTGAAGCGATGGCGCTCCAAAGCCGATTTCATCCCGCCGTTCGAGTTCTATTCCGCGCTTCTCGATCGCGACGGCGGCCGCGCGCTAATGCTCAATCGTCTGGGGCCGGAATCGGCGGACTCCATCGATGAGTTCCTAGAGTTGGCGCTCGGCTTTGACGATGGCGCACCGCCATCTCTAACGGGCTTTCTCGCCAGCCTACGTGAAGGCGGTCACGAGGTGAAACGCGACATGGAGCACGGGCGCAACGAGGTTCGCGTCATGACCGTGCACGGCGCGAAAGGCCTTGAAGCGCCGATCGTGTTCCTGCCGGATACCTGCACGACCTCTAGCGGCGACAGTCCCGGCATGAAGCTTCTCACTCTCGAAAACGCTCAACGGCCAGAGGGCCTTTCGGCTCCTGTCGCATGGGCCGTCAAAGGCACGTCAAGTCTTGAAGGGTTGCGCCAGGCAAACGCTGCACAAAAGGCGCGGGACATGCAAGAGCGCAACCGCCTCCTCTATGTCGCCATGACGCGCGCGCGAGATCGTCTCTACGTAGCAGGCTTTGAGGGCCGCAGGCAGAGGCCCGCGGACTGCTGGTATGATCTCATCAAAGATGCTCTCGAACCGATACTGACACCGTGTGAGGACAACGGCTTCAATGTGCGGCGCTTCGAAGCCGTGCAATCTGCCGAAGTGGAAAAAACAAAAGAGTCGCCGCTGGCTCATTATCCGCCCATGGCACTTCCGAGCTTTGCGGTGAAACGCGCACCCGTAGAGCCGCAACTCGCTGTTCCCCTGGCGCCATCGCGGCTTGAACCTTACGCACCGGATTCGGAAGGTGAACCTGTCTATCGCGCTGAGCGAGCGCCTGGCGACAACTTCGACAGGCCGTCGCCGTTGCTTCTCGCGGAGGGCGGACGCTTCCTGCGCGGCACGCTGACCCACGCACTCCTTGAACATCTCCCGCACATCCCACCTGAAAAACGCGAAAGTGCCGCCAAAGCATTTATAGAGCGCCGAGGTGCGGGGCTTTCCCCCAACGTCCGCGCGAGCATCGTGAAAGAAGCATCCGCGATTCTGGCAGATGCTGCCTTCGCGCCGATTTTCAGCCCCGACAGCCGCGCCGAGGTCTCTATCGCCGCCACTTTGCCGCGACCGACCGGCGCAGGCCCTGCTCTCAAATTGAGCGGGCAGATTGATAGGCTGGTCGTGCTCGAGCGCGAGGTGCTCATAATTGATTACAAGACCAATCGCCCGCCCCCAAGGCTGGTGGAAGCGGTTGCACCCGCCTACCTTTATCAGCTGGCCGCCTACGTTCTGGCTCTTAGCGAAATTTACCCAGGAAAGAAGGTCCGCGCCGCTTTACTGTGGACGGACGGGCCCAATCTGATGGAAGTGCCAGGACCCGTAATTCAGACCTATATTCGGCAACTGTGGGATCTCGACCCCGCCAGTCTTGACGCTTCCTGA
- the trxA gene encoding thioredoxin: MANAVTDASFEQEVLKSNEPVLVDFHAQWCGPCKAMAPALDQVAAELKGKVKVVKVDVDENPGVTGTYGIRAMPTLLLFKGGKVAAQHTGAIVQKKKLEDWITQSVIA; this comes from the coding sequence ATGGCGAATGCCGTTACCGATGCAAGCTTCGAACAGGAAGTTCTGAAGTCTAACGAGCCTGTCCTTGTTGACTTTCACGCCCAGTGGTGCGGCCCGTGCAAGGCCATGGCGCCGGCGCTCGATCAGGTTGCCGCCGAGCTCAAGGGTAAGGTCAAGGTCGTCAAAGTCGACGTTGACGAGAACCCGGGTGTGACAGGTACCTATGGCATCCGCGCCATGCCGACGCTGCTGCTCTTCAAAGGCGGTAAGGTCGCTGCTCAGCATACTGGCGCGATCGTCCAAAAGAAGAAGCTTGAAGATTGGATCACGCAGAGCGTAATTGCTTAA
- a CDS encoding TSUP family transporter, translating to MDPTIILLLAVTAALAGFIDAIAGGGGLLTLPALLLAGMPPNMAIATNKLQGTFGVAAASYSFHRAGQIDWSTLRPAIVGTAAGAVLGALVISHVDASWLRPIVPYALMAAALYFALAPYLRAHAPRTALPARAFAIGLAAPVGFYDGVFGPGAGSLYMLAFLAFAGVDLLTATARTKVLNFTSNIVSLAVFALSGQVNFAVGLPMALGQALGAWIGSHVALRHGAWIIRPLLIATTSAAAIKLWMQS from the coding sequence GTGGACCCGACGATTATTCTTCTGCTGGCCGTCACAGCTGCGCTCGCTGGCTTTATCGACGCGATTGCAGGCGGAGGCGGCTTGCTGACGCTGCCTGCGCTGCTGCTGGCGGGCATGCCTCCCAACATGGCAATCGCCACCAACAAACTTCAGGGTACATTCGGCGTAGCAGCGGCCAGCTACAGCTTTCACCGCGCCGGACAAATCGATTGGAGTACATTGCGCCCCGCGATCGTGGGGACAGCCGCAGGAGCTGTGCTTGGCGCGCTTGTAATTTCCCACGTCGATGCGAGCTGGCTACGGCCCATCGTTCCCTACGCTCTTATGGCGGCCGCGCTTTATTTTGCGCTAGCGCCCTATCTGCGCGCGCATGCGCCGCGCACCGCCCTTCCCGCACGCGCGTTTGCAATTGGTCTTGCCGCGCCTGTCGGCTTTTACGACGGCGTGTTCGGGCCTGGCGCCGGCTCGCTTTATATGCTCGCCTTTCTTGCCTTCGCCGGAGTCGATCTGCTGACCGCGACCGCACGTACGAAGGTCTTGAACTTCACATCCAATATCGTGTCGCTGGCGGTGTTCGCACTGAGCGGACAGGTCAACTTCGCCGTCGGACTGCCGATGGCGTTGGGCCAGGCGTTGGGCGCCTGGATCGGCTCGCACGTCGCACTTCGCCACGGCGCATGGATCATCCGTCCGCTTCTGATCGCGACGACAAGTGCGGCGGCGATCAAGCTATGGATGCAGTCTTAA
- a CDS encoding DUF779 domain-containing protein: MTITAISRVTATPETLQLIKKLTGIHGPLLFHQSGGCCDGSAPMCYPRAEFKVGAQDVYIGEIGGQPFYMGKSQFEYWQHTALIIDVVPGRGSGFSVESPEGVRFLTRSRVYTDKEVEALDRMGPPPTGAEHPPG; encoded by the coding sequence ATGACCATAACCGCCATTAGCCGGGTGACCGCCACGCCTGAAACGTTGCAGCTGATCAAGAAGTTGACCGGCATACACGGTCCGCTGCTCTTTCATCAGTCGGGTGGATGCTGCGACGGCTCCGCGCCGATGTGTTATCCGCGCGCCGAGTTCAAGGTTGGTGCCCAGGACGTCTACATCGGGGAGATAGGCGGCCAGCCATTCTACATGGGCAAATCGCAATTCGAGTATTGGCAACACACCGCGCTGATCATCGATGTTGTTCCAGGACGCGGTTCAGGCTTCTCAGTCGAGAGCCCCGAAGGCGTGCGCTTTCTCACTCGTTCGCGGGTTTACACGGACAAGGAGGTGGAGGCGCTCGACCGCATGGGTCCGCCGCCGACGGGTGCGGAGCATCCGCCGGGGTGA
- a CDS encoding cysteine hydrolase family protein, with protein MPARPTLRSLLQLPTAPKPLSKSALILIDCQNTYREGVMQLEGVEEALKECATLLARARDAGAPVIHIQHDAGPGSPYDTTARIGSIADVVAPRPGEKVITKAYPSSFEKTDLDAELKRLGSTDLVIAGFMTHVCVNSTSRAAFNHGYRPTVVASATATRSLPNPIGDDLRAQEVHEAALAALADIFAIVVPDSSKVPQ; from the coding sequence ATGCCGGCACGCCCCACATTGCGATCGCTTCTACAGCTGCCCACCGCGCCGAAGCCATTGTCGAAGTCCGCACTCATTCTAATAGACTGCCAGAACACCTACCGCGAAGGCGTCATGCAACTCGAAGGGGTTGAAGAGGCTTTGAAGGAGTGTGCGACGCTCTTGGCTCGCGCGCGAGACGCGGGCGCGCCGGTCATCCACATCCAGCACGATGCCGGTCCTGGATCGCCCTACGACACCACCGCGCGCATTGGGAGTATCGCGGATGTAGTCGCCCCGAGGCCCGGCGAGAAAGTGATCACCAAGGCGTATCCAAGCTCGTTCGAGAAGACCGATCTCGATGCCGAACTCAAACGCCTGGGAAGCACGGATCTTGTGATTGCCGGGTTCATGACCCATGTCTGTGTAAACTCTACGTCGCGTGCCGCGTTCAACCACGGTTACCGGCCGACGGTCGTTGCGTCCGCGACTGCGACGCGCTCATTGCCAAATCCTATCGGTGACGATCTTCGAGCTCAGGAGGTGCATGAAGCCGCGCTTGCCGCTTTAGCCGATATATTCGCCATCGTCGTTCCCGATAGCTCCAAGGTGCCGCAATGA
- the adh gene encoding aldehyde dehydrogenase: protein MQHVAMDKLNAKKIIKSRYDNFIGGKWVAPVRGQYFDNITPITGQKVCDIARSTAEDIELALDAAHKAREAWARTSAAERSNIMLKIADRMEQNLDILALVETIDNGKPIRETTAADVPLGIDHFRYFAGCVRAQEGAISEIDHDTVAYHFHEPLGVVGQIIPWNFPLLMAVWKLAPALAAGNCVVLKPAEQTPMSIMVLMDIIGDLLPPGVLNVVNGFGIEAGKPLAQNKRISKVAFTGETTTGRLIMQYASENIIPCTLELGGKSPNIFFADVADADDEFFDKALEGFTLFALNQGEVCTCPSRALVQKSIYEKFMDRAVARVQKIKQGHPMDASTMVGAQASNDQLEKILSYIDIGKNEGARVLTGGARANLGGELSGGFYVTPTIMEGNNKMRIFQEEIFGPVVSVTTFDTPEEALQIANDTLYGLGAGVWTRNGTRAYRFGREIQAGRVWTNCYHLYPAHAAFGGYKQSGIGRETHKMMLDHYQQTKNMLVSYSPKALGFF, encoded by the coding sequence ATGCAACACGTCGCAATGGACAAGTTAAACGCCAAGAAGATCATTAAATCTCGTTATGATAATTTCATCGGCGGCAAGTGGGTCGCACCGGTCCGCGGCCAGTATTTTGATAATATTACTCCGATTACCGGCCAGAAAGTCTGCGATATCGCGCGGTCGACTGCAGAAGATATCGAGCTTGCTCTCGACGCTGCTCACAAAGCCCGAGAAGCCTGGGCACGTACCTCGGCCGCTGAGCGCTCTAACATTATGCTCAAGATTGCCGATCGGATGGAGCAGAACCTCGACATTTTGGCTTTGGTCGAGACTATCGACAACGGCAAGCCCATCCGCGAGACCACCGCTGCCGACGTGCCGCTCGGCATTGATCATTTTCGCTATTTCGCCGGCTGCGTGCGCGCCCAGGAAGGCGCGATCTCTGAGATCGATCACGACACGGTTGCCTACCACTTCCATGAGCCGCTAGGCGTCGTCGGCCAGATCATTCCGTGGAACTTCCCGCTGCTGATGGCGGTGTGGAAGCTGGCCCCTGCACTTGCCGCAGGTAACTGCGTCGTTCTGAAGCCCGCCGAGCAGACTCCGATGAGCATCATGGTGCTGATGGACATCATCGGCGATCTGTTGCCGCCGGGCGTGCTCAACGTCGTCAACGGTTTCGGCATCGAGGCCGGTAAGCCGCTCGCCCAGAACAAGCGGATCTCAAAGGTCGCGTTCACCGGCGAGACGACGACGGGTCGTCTGATCATGCAGTACGCTTCCGAGAACATCATTCCCTGCACGCTCGAGCTCGGCGGCAAGAGCCCCAACATCTTCTTCGCCGACGTCGCCGACGCCGACGATGAATTCTTCGATAAGGCCCTTGAAGGCTTCACTCTCTTCGCTTTGAACCAGGGCGAAGTTTGCACCTGTCCGTCGCGCGCGCTCGTCCAGAAGTCCATCTACGAGAAGTTCATGGACCGTGCGGTTGCCCGCGTGCAGAAGATCAAACAGGGCCATCCGATGGATGCTTCCACCATGGTCGGTGCGCAGGCTTCCAACGACCAGCTTGAGAAGATCTTGTCCTACATCGATATCGGCAAGAACGAGGGTGCTCGCGTTCTTACCGGTGGTGCACGCGCCAACCTTGGTGGAGAGCTTTCTGGCGGCTTCTACGTCACGCCGACCATCATGGAAGGCAACAACAAGATGCGCATCTTCCAGGAAGAGATCTTCGGACCGGTCGTCTCGGTCACCACGTTCGATACGCCCGAGGAAGCTCTCCAGATCGCCAACGACACGCTATATGGCCTTGGCGCTGGTGTGTGGACCCGCAACGGCACGCGCGCATATCGCTTCGGCCGCGAAATCCAGGCCGGCCGCGTTTGGACCAACTGCTACCATCTGTATCCGGCGCACGCTGCGTTCGGTGGCTACAAGCAGTCGGGTATCGGCCGCGAGACGCACAAGATGATGCTCGACCACTACCAGCAGACCAAGAACATGCTGGTGTCCTACAGCCCGAAGGCGCTTGGCTTCTTCTGA
- a CDS encoding folylpolyglutamate synthase/dihydrofolate synthase family protein codes for MVTKVERPTSDALLAQMKLFHPKLIDLSLGRVERLLGKLGHPEDRLPPVVHVAGTNGKGSVCAYLRAMLEAAGKRVHVYTSPHLVRFHERIRLAGPGGASAPIGEDELVDVLMRVNAVNDGDDITQFEITTAAAFLAFAETPADVLLLEVGLGGRLDASNVIKKPALTVITPISMDHAEKLGPTLAKIAGEKAGILKSGVTGVIAAQDDEVMRVIEARANVLGARLIVSGRDYDAYEQNGRLVVQREDRLLDLPLPGLVGRHQIANAGTAVAAALSLSAEHPELAVDEAALEAGLRVVEWPARMQRLKSGPLPEILGPECELWLDGGHNPAAGDMLADTLASLEEKAPKPTYLVVGMMGQKDALGFLAPFRGLVRAIYTVPIPGAHEAPHSEESLAEIARNAGLNAIDRPGVREALETISNLHEGEKRVLICGSLYLAGHVLAMQEGTTAQSN; via the coding sequence ATGGTGACCAAAGTCGAACGGCCGACCAGCGACGCGCTGTTGGCGCAGATGAAGTTGTTTCATCCCAAGCTCATTGACTTGTCGCTAGGTCGCGTCGAGCGGTTGCTTGGCAAGCTCGGCCATCCTGAAGACCGTTTGCCACCGGTTGTCCATGTGGCGGGCACTAACGGCAAAGGCTCGGTCTGCGCGTACCTGAGGGCAATGCTGGAGGCTGCCGGCAAACGTGTCCATGTCTATACCTCCCCCCACCTTGTGCGTTTCCACGAGCGTATTCGTTTAGCCGGACCTGGTGGAGCGTCGGCCCCGATCGGCGAGGACGAACTGGTAGACGTGCTGATGCGGGTGAATGCTGTCAACGACGGCGACGACATCACTCAGTTTGAGATCACAACAGCTGCTGCGTTTCTTGCATTTGCGGAGACGCCGGCCGACGTATTGCTGCTTGAGGTCGGCCTTGGCGGCCGGCTCGATGCGTCCAACGTGATCAAGAAGCCGGCTCTGACCGTCATCACGCCGATCTCGATGGACCATGCCGAGAAGCTCGGGCCAACGCTGGCGAAGATTGCGGGCGAGAAGGCGGGTATTCTGAAGTCCGGTGTTACAGGTGTTATCGCTGCGCAAGACGATGAAGTCATGCGTGTGATCGAGGCGCGCGCCAACGTCCTGGGAGCGCGTTTGATTGTTTCCGGGCGCGACTACGACGCCTATGAGCAGAACGGACGGCTGGTGGTTCAGCGTGAAGACAGGCTGCTGGATCTGCCGCTGCCTGGCCTTGTTGGCCGCCATCAAATTGCGAATGCCGGTACGGCTGTTGCTGCTGCCTTGAGTTTATCGGCTGAGCATCCTGAACTCGCCGTCGACGAGGCCGCGCTGGAGGCGGGGCTGCGGGTCGTGGAATGGCCCGCGCGTATGCAGCGGTTGAAATCCGGTCCGTTGCCGGAAATCTTGGGACCGGAATGCGAGCTGTGGCTCGATGGCGGACACAACCCGGCAGCAGGAGATATGCTGGCCGACACGCTCGCCAGTCTCGAAGAGAAGGCGCCCAAGCCGACCTATCTGGTTGTCGGCATGATGGGGCAGAAGGATGCGCTGGGGTTCCTGGCCCCGTTTCGTGGCTTGGTGCGGGCGATTTACACGGTCCCCATCCCTGGCGCGCACGAGGCCCCACATTCGGAAGAGAGCCTTGCCGAGATTGCGCGCAATGCGGGGCTTAACGCGATCGACCGCCCTGGGGTTCGGGAAGCTCTCGAAACAATCTCCAATCTCCATGAGGGAGAAAAGCGCGTGCTCATCTGCGGATCGCTTTATCTCGCGGGGCACGTGCTCGCCATGCAGGAAGGCACGACCGCGCAGTCCAACTAA
- the accD gene encoding acetyl-CoA carboxylase, carboxyltransferase subunit beta: protein MNWINNVVRPKIRGLLSSTTKREVPDNLWVKCPESGQMVFYKDLEANEFVVPGSDYHMRMGADQRLRHLFDGGNYASVPVPGVPQDPLKFRDGRKYTDRLRSAKSETELEDAVLVGEGLLEGQQVVAAAQDFRFMAGSLGMAAGEAVITGMLRALELKTPFILFAASGGARMQEGILSLMQMPRTTIAVEKLREAKLPYIVVLTDPTTGGVTASYAMLGDIHIAEPGALICFAGPRVIQQTIREQLPDGFQRSEYLLAHGMVDMVVHRHKLRETLARICRLIMSGVHAGKGSGKKMNGNHYVNGASVDSKLIETAARETGGVIEPEPVPQSQRFEPRTERTKREGDTPGSHLGAPKDTPRSA, encoded by the coding sequence GTGAACTGGATCAACAACGTAGTCCGGCCCAAAATTCGCGGACTGTTGTCGTCGACCACGAAGCGCGAGGTGCCGGACAACCTCTGGGTCAAATGCCCGGAGAGCGGGCAAATGGTCTTTTACAAGGACTTGGAGGCCAACGAATTTGTTGTGCCCGGCTCCGACTATCATATGCGCATGGGCGCCGATCAGCGCCTTAGACATCTCTTCGATGGCGGCAATTATGCCTCGGTGCCGGTTCCGGGCGTTCCGCAGGATCCCCTCAAGTTCCGCGACGGTCGCAAATATACCGATCGCCTGAGGAGCGCGAAATCCGAAACTGAGCTTGAAGACGCTGTTCTCGTCGGCGAGGGCCTTTTGGAGGGCCAGCAGGTTGTCGCCGCCGCGCAAGACTTCCGCTTTATGGCGGGATCGTTGGGCATGGCTGCCGGCGAAGCCGTGATTACGGGCATGTTGCGCGCGTTGGAGCTCAAGACACCCTTTATTCTTTTTGCCGCTTCCGGTGGCGCGCGTATGCAGGAGGGTATCCTCTCGCTAATGCAGATGCCGCGCACAACGATTGCGGTTGAGAAGCTGCGCGAAGCCAAGCTGCCTTATATCGTCGTGTTGACCGATCCGACGACGGGTGGTGTTACCGCTTCTTATGCGATGTTAGGTGATATCCACATTGCCGAGCCGGGCGCGTTGATCTGTTTTGCTGGTCCGCGGGTCATTCAGCAGACCATCCGCGAGCAGTTGCCGGATGGCTTCCAGCGCTCCGAATATCTGCTTGCACATGGCATGGTGGATATGGTCGTCCATCGCCATAAGCTCCGCGAGACGCTGGCGCGCATCTGCCGCCTGATCATGTCGGGCGTTCACGCCGGAAAAGGATCCGGCAAGAAAATGAACGGCAACCACTACGTTAATGGTGCGTCTGTCGACAGCAAGTTGATCGAGACGGCCGCGCGCGAGACGGGCGGCGTGATCGAGCCGGAACCGGTGCCGCAGAGCCAGCGTTTCGAACCGCGCACGGAGAGGACCAAGCGCGAAGGAGACACGCCAGGCTCTCATCTCGGCGCGCCGAAGGATACGCCGAGGAGCGCCTAG
- the trpA gene encoding tryptophan synthase subunit alpha produces MKNDNTSRIDARFSALKSQKRTALVTFISAGDPDLATSEKILHGLPGAGADIIELGMPFSDPMADGPAIQMSSQRALKSGQNMIKTLEMVRRFRKTDSETPLVLMGYYNPIYVYGSERFLDDAKAAGVDGLIVVDVPPEADEELCLPAMKRGLNFIRLATPTTDDKRLPAVLQNTSGFLYYVSITGITGAAAPVVNDVHKEVKRIKGQTALPVVVGFGVRTGPQAKAIAEGADGVVVGSALVQAIEKTLDSKGVATATTAEAVLDMVKELSGALTS; encoded by the coding sequence ATGAAGAACGATAATACGAGCCGCATCGATGCGCGCTTTTCGGCGCTCAAATCGCAAAAGCGGACTGCGCTGGTCACGTTCATTTCGGCCGGCGATCCTGATCTCGCAACCAGCGAGAAAATCCTGCACGGATTGCCGGGCGCCGGCGCCGACATCATCGAGCTAGGCATGCCGTTTTCAGATCCGATGGCCGATGGACCCGCCATTCAGATGTCCTCGCAGCGCGCGCTGAAAAGCGGTCAGAACATGATCAAGACGCTGGAGATGGTTCGCCGTTTTCGCAAGACGGACAGCGAAACGCCGCTGGTGTTGATGGGGTATTACAACCCTATCTACGTCTACGGTAGCGAGCGCTTTCTTGACGATGCAAAGGCTGCCGGCGTTGACGGTTTGATCGTGGTGGATGTTCCGCCCGAAGCCGATGAGGAATTGTGCCTGCCGGCGATGAAACGTGGACTGAACTTCATCCGCTTGGCAACGCCAACGACCGACGATAAGCGTCTGCCCGCCGTGCTCCAGAACACCTCCGGATTTCTTTACTATGTGTCCATCACCGGCATCACCGGAGCAGCCGCCCCAGTAGTGAACGATGTTCACAAAGAGGTGAAACGAATAAAGGGTCAGACTGCTCTTCCTGTGGTGGTCGGCTTCGGAGTGAGGACCGGTCCACAGGCCAAAGCCATCGCCGAAGGCGCCGACGGAGTCGTGGTCGGCTCAGCCCTCGTGCAAGCCATTGAAAAGACGCTTGATTCCAAAGGCGTCGCGACAGCGACGACGGCCGAAGCCGTTCTTGACATGGTCAAGGAGCTTTCGGGCGCTTTGACCTCTTGA